A window from Leptospira meyeri encodes these proteins:
- a CDS encoding methyl-accepting chemotaxis protein: MGKKEITSICWKLTLGLELLTSILAVPIAVLFIVSGGEYNFEKAVYVVLGATISLTISYIVPTIRFFRLRNLITQTIPENFSKKTVEEKQEIKIRLLKFPKNNSGYFLIQWSLGIPFAALITFLFFTPTLVEIIPYAVLPIIIYPVLGVSHFFLTELRLAPVLSQSVLKELSLPLKEIPKIGIFPRVFFTMFAVFSMSVTTLGYLLGTQVTGIIQLQNTGITIGLLALFICIAIYILTSLFVRSLKFNTDQMVRRYEGLANGDLRNTVAMISTDELGLGSLSLNSFIESIRKITAGVVSEAERVSKDSKVIASQTQGLAQAMMEQASSTEQMSAGVEEMSASIRSTAISAKTQNEITQSSLQSLIEMESVLVDVHSSMERTEAETKKMQEEILSGQNALHSTLSAMEEIETSVEHTADVIQVISDISDKIGLLSLNASIEAARAGEAGRGFAVVASEISKLGEQTLQNTKRILEAVDKAYEASKSGRSAVSNTEKTFSQIGTAVTTTVQLIKVSSEMTKKQMFIAKDVKEGFGNLTRSALEIEQNTEEQARTSFELSHSIATISEGTEYLNQFVGEIDKLCSALSDQANNLKRDVAFFQI, encoded by the coding sequence GGAAAAAGGAAATCACTTCGATTTGTTGGAAATTGACATTGGGTTTGGAATTGTTAACCTCAATTTTGGCTGTTCCCATTGCAGTTTTGTTTATTGTTTCTGGAGGAGAGTATAACTTTGAAAAGGCGGTATATGTTGTGCTTGGTGCAACAATTTCGCTTACGATTTCCTATATTGTTCCCACCATTCGTTTTTTTCGTTTGAGAAATCTCATTACCCAAACCATCCCTGAAAATTTTTCGAAAAAGACAGTCGAAGAAAAACAAGAGATCAAAATTCGACTCTTAAAATTTCCGAAAAATAATTCGGGTTATTTTCTTATCCAGTGGTCTCTTGGAATTCCATTCGCAGCTCTCATCACGTTTCTTTTTTTTACACCAACTCTCGTTGAAATCATTCCTTATGCAGTTTTGCCTATCATCATTTATCCGGTATTAGGTGTTTCTCATTTTTTTCTTACTGAGTTAAGGTTGGCACCCGTTTTGTCGCAATCTGTTTTAAAAGAATTAAGTTTGCCATTGAAAGAGATCCCGAAAATCGGAATTTTCCCGAGAGTGTTTTTTACAATGTTTGCTGTTTTTAGCATGAGTGTGACAACTCTTGGATACTTACTTGGTACACAAGTAACGGGAATTATCCAATTACAAAATACGGGGATCACGATTGGTCTACTGGCATTGTTTATATGTATTGCTATTTATATTTTAACTTCTTTGTTTGTTCGGTCATTAAAGTTTAACACAGACCAAATGGTAAGACGTTATGAAGGCCTTGCCAATGGAGACCTTCGCAATACAGTTGCTATGATTTCCACCGATGAACTTGGGTTAGGAAGTTTATCCCTAAATTCTTTTATTGAGAGCATTCGAAAAATCACAGCAGGAGTCGTTAGCGAGGCGGAGCGTGTAAGTAAGGATTCAAAAGTGATAGCTTCTCAAACCCAAGGACTTGCACAGGCTATGATGGAACAAGCTTCCTCTACAGAACAGATGTCAGCGGGAGTTGAAGAAATGTCTGCAAGTATTCGCTCTACTGCAATAAGTGCAAAAACTCAAAATGAAATTACTCAGTCTTCGCTCCAGTCTTTGATCGAAATGGAATCAGTGTTAGTTGACGTTCATTCTTCTATGGAACGAACAGAAGCGGAAACTAAAAAAATGCAAGAGGAAATTCTTTCTGGCCAAAATGCATTACACTCCACACTTTCTGCGATGGAAGAAATTGAAACGAGTGTAGAACATACGGCTGATGTCATCCAAGTCATTAGCGATATTTCCGATAAAATTGGACTTTTATCTCTCAATGCATCTATAGAAGCCGCTCGCGCTGGAGAAGCGGGACGTGGTTTTGCTGTAGTTGCCAGCGAAATTTCAAAACTAGGTGAACAAACTCTTCAAAATACAAAAAGAATTTTAGAAGCTGTAGACAAAGCATATGAAGCTTCCAAGTCAGGTAGGTCTGCTGTATCCAATACAGAAAAAACATTTTCTCAAATTGGGACCGCAGTTACAACAACTGTCCAACTCATAAAAGTATCTTCTGAAATGACCAAAAAACAGATGTTTATTGCAAAAGATGTAAAGGAAGGTTTTGGAAATTTAACTCGTTCTGCTTTGGAAATAGAACAAAATACAGAAGAACAAGCACGTACGTCATTCGAATTGTCGCATAGCATTGCAACCATTTCGGAAGGAACTGAGTATCTGAATCAGTTTGTTGGTGAGATTGATAAACTTTGTTCGGCCCTTTCTGATCAAGCGAACAATCTGAAACGAGATGTTGCTTTTTTCCAAATTTAA